A single Parabacteroides timonensis DNA region contains:
- a CDS encoding ADP-ribosylglycohydrolase family protein, which translates to MKNLIVPILSGCLFLLGTVACSERPSAGKQVVLPSEISITKEKLMDKIKGGWAGQTIGCTYGGPTEFRYNGTMIQDYVPIVWPDGYIKWWYENSPGLYDDVYMDLTFVDVFDRLGLDAPVDSFAMAFAKAGYMLWHANQAARYNILHGIMPPASGHWLNNPHADDLDYQIEADYAGLMSPGMPNTASEISDKIGHIMNYGDGWYGGVYVGAMYSLAFISDDIGFIVTEALKTIPKESRYYQCMNDVIRWHKEFPDDWKRTWFECEKKWSEDIGCPDGVFVPFNIDAVINSAYIVIGLLYGEGDFYKTMDIATRCGQDSDCNPASAAGILGTVLGYSKIPDYWLKNLKEVEDMDFAYTTISLNKAYRMSFDQALQVVERNGGKVEGDQVLISCQQPVPVKLEKAFDGMYPVDRIGVNKRVVDVGNVAFEGTGIVFKGHVQSNNDEYVARVEMYIDGELVETANLPASYITRRHELFWKYQLPKEQHTVSFKWLNPQSDASVNFGEAIVYSDTPLSINHQ; encoded by the coding sequence ATGAAAAATCTGATTGTACCTATTTTATCCGGCTGTTTGTTCCTGCTAGGGACTGTAGCCTGTTCGGAACGGCCGTCTGCAGGAAAACAAGTCGTTTTACCATCGGAAATATCCATTACGAAAGAGAAATTGATGGATAAGATCAAAGGAGGATGGGCCGGACAAACGATCGGTTGTACGTATGGAGGGCCGACGGAGTTCCGCTATAACGGGACGATGATACAGGATTATGTCCCTATTGTCTGGCCGGACGGTTATATCAAATGGTGGTATGAAAACAGTCCCGGTCTGTATGATGATGTCTATATGGATCTGACCTTTGTAGATGTCTTCGACCGCTTAGGGTTGGATGCACCGGTCGACTCTTTTGCAATGGCATTTGCAAAAGCCGGATATATGTTGTGGCATGCCAACCAGGCTGCACGTTATAACATATTGCATGGAATTATGCCGCCGGCTTCCGGGCATTGGCTGAATAACCCGCATGCAGACGATCTGGATTATCAGATCGAAGCCGATTATGCCGGCCTGATGTCACCGGGAATGCCGAATACCGCATCTGAAATTTCGGATAAGATCGGCCATATTATGAATTATGGCGACGGCTGGTATGGCGGTGTCTATGTGGGTGCCATGTATTCACTTGCATTTATTTCGGATGATATCGGATTTATTGTTACCGAAGCCCTTAAAACGATACCTAAGGAGAGCCGTTACTATCAATGTATGAACGATGTGATCCGTTGGCATAAGGAATTTCCGGATGATTGGAAACGGACTTGGTTCGAATGCGAAAAGAAATGGAGTGAAGATATAGGTTGTCCGGACGGCGTTTTTGTTCCGTTCAATATTGATGCGGTGATCAACAGTGCCTATATTGTGATCGGCCTGTTGTATGGCGAAGGTGACTTCTATAAAACAATGGATATTGCTACCCGTTGCGGGCAGGATTCCGATTGTAATCCGGCTTCTGCCGCAGGTATTTTGGGTACGGTATTGGGATACAGTAAAATTCCTGACTATTGGCTGAAGAATCTGAAAGAAGTAGAAGATATGGATTTCGCCTATACAACGATTTCACTAAATAAAGCTTACCGGATGAGTTTCGATCAGGCTTTGCAGGTAGTTGAACGGAATGGAGGAAAGGTAGAAGGAGACCAGGTTCTCATTTCCTGCCAGCAACCTGTCCCTGTAAAATTAGAGAAAGCTTTTGACGGCATGTATCCCGTAGATCGCATTGGCGTCAATAAGCGTGTTGTTGATGTCGGAAATGTCGCATTTGAAGGAACCGGCATTGTCTTTAAAGGGCATGTGCAGTCGAACAACGATGAATATGTGGCCCGTGTGGAAATGTATATAGATGGAGAGTTGGTAGAAACAGCCAACCTACCAGCCTCGTATATTACCCGCCGTCATGAATTGTTCTGGAAATATCAGTTACCGAAGGAACAACATACTGTTTCTTTTAAGTGGCTGAATCCACAGTCGGATGCATCCGTTAACTTCGGAGAAGCGATCGTTTATTCCGACACCCCATTAAGTATTAACCATCAATAA
- the rbsK gene encoding ribokinase, whose protein sequence is MNTEQLDRHNILVVGSSNTDMVIKAGHLPRPGETILGGTFFMNPGGKGANQAVSIARLGASVTFICKTGSDIFGHQSQMLFEEEGINTSYIFSDSEHPSGVALITVDDHAENCIVVASGANANLLPSDLAKAEEAIDQADIVLMQLEIPMETVEYVAEIAYRKNKKVILNPAPAHPLSPSLLKHLYMITPNETEAEMISGVRITDQESAIEAARVLSGMGVQNVIITLGSKGALVYCNEGVELVPALNVEAVDTTAAGDVFNGALTVALSEGRNQMEAVRFACKASAISVTRVGAQSSVPYRSEVDIFE, encoded by the coding sequence ATGAACACAGAACAGTTAGACCGTCATAATATCCTGGTAGTGGGTAGTAGCAATACGGATATGGTTATTAAAGCCGGACATCTTCCCCGCCCGGGAGAAACCATTCTGGGTGGAACTTTCTTTATGAATCCCGGAGGAAAGGGTGCAAACCAGGCCGTTTCCATTGCCCGTCTGGGAGCTTCCGTTACTTTCATTTGTAAGACGGGCAGTGATATTTTCGGGCATCAGTCCCAGATGCTTTTTGAAGAGGAAGGCATCAATACTTCTTATATCTTTTCTGACTCCGAACATCCTTCCGGAGTCGCTTTAATTACAGTAGACGATCATGCCGAAAACTGTATTGTGGTTGCTTCCGGAGCAAATGCCAATTTGTTGCCTTCCGATCTGGCAAAAGCAGAAGAGGCGATCGACCAGGCCGATATCGTCTTGATGCAACTGGAGATCCCGATGGAAACCGTGGAATATGTGGCGGAAATAGCTTATCGAAAGAATAAAAAAGTAATCCTGAATCCGGCACCTGCACATCCGTTATCTCCCTCGTTGTTGAAGCATCTATATATGATTACCCCGAACGAAACAGAAGCTGAAATGATTTCCGGAGTCAGGATAACCGACCAGGAATCGGCTATTGAGGCAGCCCGTGTACTTTCGGGGATGGGTGTCCAGAATGTTATAATCACCCTGGGTTCAAAAGGAGCTTTAGTGTATTGTAACGAAGGGGTTGAACTTGTGCCGGCCTTGAATGTAGAAGCAGTAGACACCACTGCAGCGGGTGATGTTTTTAACGGGGCTTTGACCGTTGCTTTGTCAGAAGGACGAAACCAGATGGAAGCTGTCCGTTTTGCTTGTAAAGCTTCAGCAATCTCTGTAACCCGGGTTGGGGCACAGTCTTCTGTCCCTTACCGGAGTGAAGTCGATATATTTGAGTAA
- the gluP gene encoding glucose/galactose MFS transporter produces the protein MQNTNSSSKGYLFPLVVIGILFFMIGFALGINGLIIPFLRTALDLTTAESYLVLAATFSTFIIFGYPSGLVIKAIGYKKTMILSFLFFAVGLYLFIPSAENQSFAMFLLASFISGIGNTMLQAAVNPYITILGPLDSAATRMSMMGIANKAAWAIAPIFLGIFLNLGDVKLEDIKLPFYFISGIFVLLGILVAFVPLPEVKAEGEDENDEAAASSYAANKTSIWQFPHLLLGLVSLLFYVGVETLAMASIVDYATSLNLPDPQVYTSYTVIGMVIGYLVGVFFIPKYISQERAMFICAIIGLVSSLLIVLTPMNISIWFVAVLGLANSLMWPALWPMAMKDLGKFTKTGSSLLVMAIVGGAVFPLLFGWLADEFGNMQQAYWICFPAYLMIFYYALSGHKIRV, from the coding sequence ATGCAAAACACAAACTCTTCTTCTAAGGGGTATCTATTTCCCCTGGTGGTAATCGGCATCCTGTTCTTTATGATCGGATTCGCCCTCGGTATTAACGGATTGATCATTCCGTTCCTGCGTACAGCCTTGGATCTGACAACAGCTGAATCTTATCTGGTATTGGCTGCAACCTTCTCTACCTTTATTATATTCGGATATCCAAGTGGTTTGGTGATCAAAGCGATCGGATATAAAAAGACGATGATTCTTTCTTTCCTGTTCTTTGCTGTGGGATTGTATTTGTTTATTCCTTCGGCAGAAAACCAGAGCTTCGCCATGTTCCTGTTGGCTTCTTTCATCAGTGGTATCGGTAATACCATGTTGCAGGCGGCCGTAAATCCTTACATCACGATCTTAGGCCCGTTGGATAGCGCGGCTACCCGTATGAGTATGATGGGTATCGCTAATAAGGCTGCCTGGGCGATCGCTCCGATTTTCCTGGGTATCTTCCTGAACCTGGGTGATGTGAAATTGGAAGATATCAAACTTCCGTTCTACTTCATTTCCGGTATCTTTGTATTGCTGGGTATTCTGGTCGCTTTTGTTCCGCTGCCTGAAGTAAAAGCCGAAGGTGAAGACGAAAACGACGAGGCCGCAGCTTCCTCATATGCCGCTAATAAGACAAGCATCTGGCAGTTCCCGCACTTGCTTCTTGGCTTGGTATCACTACTGTTCTACGTGGGTGTCGAAACCTTGGCGATGGCTAGTATCGTGGACTATGCTACTTCTTTAAACTTGCCCGATCCGCAGGTGTATACATCTTACACAGTGATTGGCATGGTGATCGGTTATCTGGTCGGCGTATTCTTTATCCCTAAATATATTTCACAGGAACGGGCGATGTTTATTTGCGCGATTATCGGTCTGGTCAGTTCTTTACTGATCGTTCTGACTCCGATGAATATATCGATCTGGTTCGTGGCTGTCTTAGGTTTGGCCAACTCGTTGATGTGGCCGGCTTTGTGGCCGATGGCAATGAAAGACCTGGGTAAATTCACCAAGACGGGTTCTTCCCTGTTGGTTATGGCAATCGTGGGTGGAGCCGTATTCCCTCTGTTGTTCGGTTGGTTAGCTGACGAATTTGGAAATATGCAGCAGGCTTACTGGATCTGCTTCCCGGCTTATCTGATGATTTTCTATTATGCTTTGAGTGGACATAAGATTCGCGTTTAA